A window of the Budorcas taxicolor isolate Tak-1 chromosome 10, Takin1.1, whole genome shotgun sequence genome harbors these coding sequences:
- the LOC128054372 gene encoding olfactory receptor 4K3-like gives MEEANQSVVSEFIFRGLCDSRELQKFLLLPFSALYLMTVLGNLLVVLLIITDSHLHSPMYFLLANLSFVDFCLSSVTTPKLITDFLKDNKTISFGGCMSQVLFIHFLAGGEMVLLVSMAYDRCVAICKPLHYSRIMDRQKCIWLALTSWIIGFVHAISQLAMILDLSFCGPRIVDSFFCDIPKVIKLACMDTHTLRILINADSGILAVACFILLLISYTYILVTIRLHSKDGSSKALSTCTSHITVVVLFFGPCIFIYFWPLSITWVDKVLSVFYTVITPLLNPAIYTLRNKEIKNAIKRLISQHKNTKCNF, from the coding sequence ATGGAAGAAGCAAACCAGTCCGTGGTATCTGAGTTCATTTTTCGTGGACTCTGTGATTCAAGGGAACTCCAGAAATTCCTCTTACTGCCATTTTCTGCACTCTACCTGATGACCGTCCTGGGCAACCTTCTTGTTGTGCTCTTAATCATCACTGACTCTCATCTCCATTCCCCAATGTACTTCCTCTTAGCCAATCTCTCATTTGTTGACTTCTGCCTTTCCTCAGTGACCACTCCTAAACTGATCACAGACTTCCTAAAGGATAATAAAACCATCTCCTTTGGGGGCTGCATGAGTCAGGtcctttttatacattttcttgcAGGAGGTGAGATGGTACTGCTTGTGTCAATGGCCTATGACCGTTGTgtagccatctgcaagccacTCCATTACTCCAGAATTATGGACAGACAAAAGTGCATCTGGCTAGCTCTGACATCATGGATCATTGGCTTTGTGCATGCCATAAGTCAACTAGCTATGATTTTAGATCTTTCATTCTGTGGACCCAGAATAGTGGACAGTTTTTTCTGTGATATTCCCAAAGTGATCAAACTAGCCTGCATGGATACTCATACTCTGAGAATATTGATAAATGCTGACAGTGGTATCTTAGCTGTAGCTTGCTTCATTCTCTTGCTAATCTCTTACACCTACATCCTGGTAACTATTCGCCTTCATTCCAAGGATGGGTCATCAAAGGCACTCTCTACCTGTACTTCCCACATCACAGTGGTGGTGCTGTTCTTTGGACCCTgcattttcatctatttctggCCACTTAGCATCACTTGGGTAGACAAAGTACTTTCTGTGTTTTATACAGTAATCACACCTCTTTTGAATCCAGCCATTTACACactgagaaataaagaaattaaaaatgcaataaagcGACTGATAAGTCAGCATAAGAATACAAAGTgcaatttttaa